One stretch of Aquisalimonas asiatica DNA includes these proteins:
- a CDS encoding efflux RND transporter periplasmic adaptor subunit produces the protein MPPPGIATRIIPLCLIALLGVMLAACDDAPQQADSEEQQRTPVAAVEMEPRDLSRRLSVSAAVQPRVQIRLASRANGTLDEVGPEIGDRVEAGDVMARLDVSEEQAELARARAQERDARSQYERTRELNDQGVASAAQLQRDEAAVLVAESERRVWESRVAFGRVEAPRDAVVTARYVEPGEAVDARQTLFELAVMDELVMRPGVSEREVVHLSPGMAVPIRLDAMPGRALTGEVRRIFPMASHDSRLVTVEVSLPADAAAEGVRPGFLGRIRMAVDRREDVLAVPADAISDRDGRQFVFVIEDERLVEREVEPDTARGEWTIIREGLEAGDVVLASNPGDLQDGDAVRIVTWRD, from the coding sequence ATGCCACCACCGGGCATCGCGACCCGTATCATTCCGCTCTGCCTGATCGCCTTGTTGGGGGTGATGCTGGCGGCGTGCGACGACGCACCCCAGCAGGCGGATTCCGAGGAGCAGCAGCGCACGCCCGTGGCTGCGGTGGAGATGGAGCCCCGCGACCTCTCGCGGCGCCTGTCGGTGTCAGCCGCGGTCCAGCCGCGGGTGCAGATCCGGCTGGCCAGCCGGGCGAATGGAACGCTGGACGAGGTCGGCCCGGAGATCGGTGACCGGGTCGAGGCGGGGGACGTCATGGCGCGGCTGGACGTCTCCGAAGAGCAGGCGGAACTGGCGCGCGCCCGGGCCCAGGAGCGGGACGCCCGCAGTCAGTATGAACGCACCCGCGAACTCAACGACCAGGGCGTCGCCAGCGCCGCGCAGCTGCAACGCGACGAGGCGGCCGTACTGGTGGCGGAGAGTGAGCGCCGTGTGTGGGAGAGTCGTGTGGCGTTCGGGCGGGTCGAGGCGCCCCGTGACGCCGTGGTGACCGCGCGCTACGTGGAGCCGGGAGAAGCGGTGGATGCCCGCCAGACCCTGTTCGAACTGGCGGTGATGGATGAGCTGGTCATGCGGCCGGGCGTGTCCGAGCGGGAGGTGGTCCATCTCAGCCCGGGCATGGCCGTGCCCATCCGGCTGGACGCCATGCCGGGGCGTGCGCTTACCGGTGAGGTGCGCAGGATCTTTCCCATGGCGTCCCATGATAGCCGGTTGGTCACCGTCGAGGTGTCGCTTCCCGCCGATGCCGCGGCCGAGGGGGTGCGGCCCGGGTTCCTGGGGCGGATCCGCATGGCCGTTGACCGGCGCGAGGACGTGCTGGCCGTGCCGGCCGATGCCATCAGTGACCGGGACGGGCGGCAATTCGTGTTCGTCATCGAGGACGAGCGCCTGGTCGAGCGGGAGGTGGAGCCCGATACCGCACGTGGCGAGTGGACCATCATCCGCGAGGGCCTCGAGGCCGGTGATGTGGTGCTCGCCAGCAATCCCGGCGATCTGCAGGACGGTGACGCCGTGCGCATCGTCACCTGGCGGGACTGA
- a CDS encoding glucosaminidase domain-containing protein — translation MAQPDSGWFERVAEYRRWVLAGMVALAVLLVFAGWALLQSDETPPPAGMLERDEELPEEIPELPADITYDERQDVLPPLVELRASSAEELEEAFAAVDYDWPPESTVPAVSVRAFPPLGDLTVDERRSLFFRTLLPLVLAENQVMLATRERIQTIFAEGDVEQDSREARLLQTLADRFRVDGDLNSADFREELLRRVDVVPADMALAQAANESGWGQSRFTREANNLFGVWTWHENRGIVPERRAAGATHFVRVFPNLRASVRNYLYTINVGDAYSGLRDVREQARADGDGLSGLYLATGLERYSERGEAYVAEIQSMIRSNNLAELSGLELTPVEATRLLGEQ, via the coding sequence GTGGCACAACCGGATTCCGGGTGGTTCGAGCGCGTGGCCGAGTACCGGCGCTGGGTGTTGGCGGGCATGGTGGCGCTGGCCGTGTTGCTGGTGTTCGCCGGGTGGGCGTTGTTGCAGAGTGACGAGACGCCCCCGCCGGCCGGGATGCTGGAACGGGACGAGGAACTGCCCGAGGAGATCCCGGAGCTGCCCGCGGACATCACCTACGACGAGCGCCAGGACGTGCTGCCACCGCTGGTCGAGTTGCGCGCCAGCTCTGCCGAGGAGCTGGAGGAGGCCTTTGCGGCCGTCGATTACGACTGGCCGCCGGAGTCCACCGTGCCCGCGGTGTCCGTGCGTGCCTTCCCGCCCTTGGGTGACCTGACCGTGGACGAGCGTCGCTCACTGTTCTTCCGCACGTTGTTGCCGCTGGTGCTCGCCGAGAACCAGGTCATGCTGGCGACCCGCGAGCGGATCCAGACCATCTTCGCCGAGGGCGACGTTGAGCAGGATTCCCGGGAGGCGCGGCTGCTGCAGACGTTGGCCGACCGTTTCCGGGTGGATGGAGACCTCAACAGCGCGGACTTCAGGGAGGAGCTCCTGCGCCGTGTGGATGTGGTGCCGGCGGATATGGCGCTGGCCCAGGCGGCCAACGAGAGCGGCTGGGGGCAATCGCGGTTCACCCGGGAGGCAAACAACCTCTTCGGCGTGTGGACGTGGCATGAGAACCGCGGCATCGTCCCCGAGCGCCGCGCGGCGGGAGCAACCCATTTTGTGCGTGTGTTCCCGAACTTGAGGGCGTCAGTGCGCAATTATCTCTATACCATCAACGTCGGTGACGCCTACAGCGGTCTGCGGGATGTCCGCGAACAGGCCAGAGCGGACGGTGACGGCCTCTCCGGGCTGTACCTGGCCACGGGGCTTGAGCGTTACTCGGAGCGGGGCGAGGCCTACGTCGCGGAGATCCAGTCCATGATCCGCTCCAACAATCTCGCCGAGCTCTCCGGCCTGGAGCTCACGCCGGTGGAGGCGACCCGTCTGCTCGGTGAGCAGTGA
- a CDS encoding S1C family serine protease, with amino-acid sequence MVFPSTARRAWIIAACALVLVGCATSEPPRPAPELLDRVAFPFTQGVPQERPQPPLRTEGLQDDELNTVSVYRDRIRGVVNITSLSAYRTRFGRPFPDSGTGSGFIIDQQGTVVTNHHVVERGQRLIVTLYDGSLYRAEVVGTDPELDLAVLRFNPQGRELTTLPRGRSDELQVGQSVYALGNPFGLEGTLTTGVVSALNRPVQTDSGFIMRDLVQTDAAINPGNSGGPLLDSRGRVIAVNTMMISPGPGSVGIGLAVPVNAVDRVVGQILREGRVTRGWIDVRGLALTPALASAGGLPVRQGILVTHVQPGSEAEAAGLRGGDGQHRVRYGPHRVPMGGDVIVAINGEPTTSVAELFASLEATRPDDEATLTVLRDGQRRQVSITLSARPGTQGQ; translated from the coding sequence ATGGTTTTTCCGTCAACTGCCCGCCGCGCCTGGATTATCGCCGCCTGCGCGCTGGTTCTGGTGGGCTGCGCCACCAGTGAGCCGCCCCGGCCCGCGCCGGAGCTGCTGGATCGTGTGGCGTTCCCCTTTACCCAGGGTGTTCCCCAGGAGCGTCCACAGCCGCCGTTGCGCACCGAGGGCCTGCAGGACGACGAGCTCAATACCGTCAGCGTCTACCGTGATCGCATCCGTGGTGTGGTCAACATCACCTCGCTAAGCGCCTACCGCACGCGGTTCGGTAGGCCGTTCCCGGACTCCGGCACCGGCAGTGGTTTCATCATTGACCAGCAGGGGACGGTGGTCACCAATCATCACGTGGTCGAGCGCGGTCAGCGCCTGATCGTGACGCTCTATGATGGCAGCCTCTACCGCGCCGAGGTGGTGGGCACGGACCCGGAGCTGGACCTCGCCGTGCTGCGGTTCAACCCCCAGGGCCGCGAACTCACCACCCTGCCCCGGGGCAGGAGCGACGAACTGCAGGTGGGTCAGAGCGTGTACGCGCTGGGCAATCCGTTCGGGCTCGAAGGGACCCTGACCACCGGTGTGGTCTCGGCACTGAACCGCCCCGTGCAGACGGACTCGGGATTCATCATGCGCGATCTCGTCCAGACCGACGCCGCCATCAATCCCGGCAACTCGGGCGGCCCGCTGCTGGACTCTCGGGGGCGGGTGATTGCCGTGAACACCATGATGATCTCCCCGGGGCCGGGCAGCGTCGGCATTGGCCTGGCGGTGCCGGTGAACGCCGTGGACCGCGTGGTCGGGCAGATTCTCCGCGAGGGGCGCGTGACCCGCGGCTGGATCGACGTGCGCGGGCTGGCACTGACGCCGGCGCTGGCGTCTGCGGGCGGGCTGCCAGTCCGGCAGGGCATCCTGGTGACGCATGTGCAGCCCGGAAGCGAGGCGGAGGCGGCCGGCCTGCGTGGTGGCGACGGGCAGCACCGTGTGCGTTACGGGCCGCACCGTGTGCCCATGGGCGGTGACGTAATCGTCGCGATCAACGGCGAGCCCACCACCAGCGTGGCCGAGCTGTTCGCCAGCCTCGAGGCGACGCGGCCCGATGATGAGGCCACGTTGACCGTATTGCGGGACGGTCAGCGCCGGCAGGTGAGCATCACACTGAGTGCCCGGCCGGGTACCCAGGGGCAGTAA